In the Chloroflexota bacterium genome, one interval contains:
- the pepF gene encoding oligoendopeptidase F, translated as MTTAATVPTRQEVALADTWDATKVFASDAEWEQALDAYAQSIADIEQYQGRLAEGAATLLAALNYSDQLNERVGKLYIYASLFYNVDTTDQVAKAKMDRVLGVYSRTMASSAFIEPEIIAIGFATLKQWQAENTDLARYGQYFHDVERRQAHVRSAEVEQVLGLVSDAFDSASSTHRILTDADLAYPAAHSANGLELELTQGTIGLLVTDPDREVRRTAFENYSDAHLANKNTMANCLATCVKQHVFNARVRNYSSALAAALGENNIPTDVFHQLVATVRKNYPTWHRYWRLRRQALGYDQLHVYDIKAPLTTKKLEIPYTEAVDWIITGMQPLGEGYTSVAKRGLLEDRWVDIYPNKGKSAGAFSSGWKGTPPYILMNYNNDIFGMSTLAHELGHSMHSYLTWQNQPTIYSNYGLFVAEVASNFNQALVRNHLFNTNQDPDFQIALIEEAMSNFHRYFFIMPILAQFELEIHERGQRGEPLTAATLNGIMFDLFREGYGEEVVPDADRMGITWATFSGHMYANFYVYQYATGIAAAHALAEGVLAGKPDAQANYLAFLSAGSSLAPLDALKLAGVDMTSAEPVEAAFRVLASYVDRLEQLLGNQ; from the coding sequence ATGACAACCGCCGCAACAGTGCCAACCCGTCAGGAAGTAGCCCTCGCCGATACCTGGGATGCAACCAAAGTTTTTGCTTCTGATGCTGAATGGGAACAAGCACTTGATGCCTATGCCCAATCGATCGCCGACATCGAGCAATACCAAGGCCGTTTGGCTGAAGGCGCAGCAACGCTTTTAGCCGCGCTGAATTATTCCGATCAGCTTAACGAGCGGGTTGGCAAGCTCTATATTTATGCCAGCCTGTTTTATAACGTCGATACCACCGACCAAGTAGCCAAAGCCAAAATGGATCGGGTGTTGGGGGTTTATTCGCGCACCATGGCTAGCTCGGCGTTTATCGAGCCAGAAATTATTGCGATTGGCTTTGCAACGCTCAAGCAATGGCAAGCCGAAAACACCGATTTGGCTCGCTATGGTCAATATTTTCATGATGTTGAGCGGCGGCAAGCCCATGTGCGTTCAGCCGAAGTTGAACAAGTATTGGGCTTGGTCAGCGATGCCTTTGATTCTGCCAGTTCAACCCATCGCATTTTGACCGATGCTGATTTGGCCTATCCCGCAGCCCATAGCGCTAATGGGCTTGAATTAGAGCTAACTCAAGGCACAATTGGCCTGTTGGTCACCGATCCTGATCGGGAAGTGCGGCGCACAGCCTTTGAAAACTACAGCGATGCCCATTTGGCCAACAAAAATACCATGGCCAATTGTTTGGCAACTTGTGTCAAACAGCATGTGTTCAATGCTCGCGTGCGCAACTATAGCTCAGCTTTAGCCGCCGCACTTGGCGAAAACAACATCCCAACCGATGTATTTCATCAATTGGTTGCCACGGTGCGCAAAAACTACCCAACTTGGCATCGCTACTGGCGCTTACGCCGTCAAGCCTTGGGCTATGATCAATTGCATGTCTACGACATCAAAGCGCCATTAACCACCAAAAAGCTTGAAATCCCTTACACCGAAGCCGTCGATTGGATTATTACAGGGATGCAGCCGTTGGGCGAAGGCTACACCAGCGTTGCCAAACGTGGCCTGTTGGAAGATCGTTGGGTTGATATTTACCCAAATAAAGGCAAGAGTGCCGGGGCGTTTTCGAGTGGCTGGAAAGGCACGCCACCCTATATCTTGATGAACTACAACAACGATATTTTTGGGATGAGCACCTTGGCCCACGAACTTGGCCACTCCATGCACTCATATTTGACTTGGCAAAACCAGCCAACGATTTATAGCAACTATGGCTTGTTTGTGGCTGAAGTAGCTTCAAACTTCAATCAAGCTTTGGTGCGCAACCACCTGTTCAACACCAACCAAGACCCCGATTTCCAAATTGCCTTGATCGAAGAAGCCATGAGCAACTTCCACCGCTATTTCTTCATCATGCCAATTTTGGCCCAATTCGAGCTCGAAATCCACGAGCGTGGTCAGCGTGGCGAACCATTAACCGCTGCAACTCTCAACGGCATCATGTTCGATCTGTTCCGTGAAGGCTATGGCGAGGAAGTTGTGCCCGATGCTGATCGTATGGGGATTACCTGGGCAACCTTCTCAGGCCATATGTATGCCAACTTCTATGTCTATCAATATGCAACGGGGATTGCTGCTGCCCATGCTTTGGCCGAGGGTGTGTTGGCAGGCAAGCCCGATGCCCAAGCTAACTATTTGGCCTTCCTCAGTGCTGGTAGCTCGTTAGCGCCATTGGATGCACTGAAATTGGCTGGGGTCGATATGACTTCCGCTGAGCCAGTTGAAGCCGCCTTCCGCGTGCTGGCCAGCTATGTTGATCGCCTAGAACAATTGCTGGGCAATCAATAA
- the ruvC gene encoding crossover junction endodeoxyribonuclease RuvC — MRIIGIDPGTAIMGWGIIDADGSDLTMVAYGAFTTPAKQPLPDRLVSIYNDLAHVLAHYRPAVAAVEELFFAKNVTTAMAVSHARGVALLALRQAKLPIFEYKPLSVKQAVVGYGNADKQQMQHLVQMTLNLDHIPKPDDAADALAVAMCHAYAAPYLNRIQEDS, encoded by the coding sequence ATGCGGATTATCGGGATCGATCCAGGCACGGCAATTATGGGTTGGGGCATTATTGATGCCGATGGCAGCGATTTGACCATGGTTGCCTATGGCGCGTTTACCACGCCCGCCAAACAGCCGCTGCCCGATCGCTTGGTGAGCATTTACAATGATTTAGCTCATGTTTTGGCCCACTATCGGCCAGCGGTTGCCGCAGTTGAAGAATTGTTTTTTGCTAAAAATGTCACAACTGCGATGGCCGTAAGCCATGCACGTGGGGTGGCCTTGTTGGCCTTGCGCCAAGCCAAATTGCCAATTTTTGAATATAAACCGTTGTCTGTGAAACAGGCCGTGGTCGGATATGGCAACGCCGACAAACAGCAAATGCAACATCTGGTGCAAATGACCCTGAATTTGGATCATATTCCCAAGCCCGATGATGCCGCCGATGCCCTTGCCGTTGCCATGTGCCATGCCTACGCAGCACCGTATCTTAACCGCATTCAGGAGGATTCCTAG
- a CDS encoding DUF3291 domain-containing protein: protein MADYQLAQLNIGTIKAPLDTPLMADFTNNLDRINALAENSEGFVWRLKDDSGNATDYRPLDPLTIVNMSVWQDIDSLMQYVYKSEHVAIMRRRKEWFERMETAFMVLWWVPAGHEPSVAEALERLEHLRNNGESSYAFSFRKPFAAPDSIQAVEAQ, encoded by the coding sequence ATGGCCGACTATCAGCTTGCCCAACTTAATATTGGCACAATCAAAGCCCCGTTAGATACGCCACTCATGGCCGATTTTACCAATAATTTAGATCGGATTAACGCCTTGGCTGAGAATTCTGAGGGGTTTGTTTGGCGCTTGAAAGACGATTCGGGCAATGCCACCGATTATCGCCCACTCGACCCGCTAACGATTGTCAATATGTCGGTTTGGCAAGATATAGATTCGTTGATGCAGTATGTCTACAAATCGGAGCATGTGGCAATTATGCGGCGGCGCAAGGAATGGTTTGAGCGCATGGAAACAGCGTTTATGGTATTATGGTGGGTTCCTGCTGGCCATGAGCCAAGCGTGGCCGAGGCCTTAGAGCGATTAGAACATTTGCGCAATAACGGCGAAAGTAGCTATGCGTTTAGTTTTCGTAAGCCCTTCGCTGCACCAGATAGTATCCAAGCTGTAGAGGCCCAATAA
- a CDS encoding GNAT family N-acetyltransferase, translated as MPELSLRPIEAADLASFFEHQQDPLAIHMAAFTAADPSDYAAFQAHWHKIMADDRIIKRSIIWNQQLIGHIAQFEQFGEPELTYWLDRTYWGRGLASQALELLLNEIPTRPLFARVVQDNHGSLRVLTKAGFQIIGEDTGFANGRGCDVAEYVLRLD; from the coding sequence ATGCCAGAACTTAGCCTACGCCCGATTGAAGCAGCCGATCTAGCTAGCTTTTTCGAGCATCAACAAGATCCGCTGGCAATTCACATGGCCGCCTTTACCGCCGCAGATCCCAGCGATTATGCTGCATTCCAAGCGCATTGGCACAAAATTATGGCTGATGATCGGATTATCAAACGCTCAATTATCTGGAATCAGCAACTGATCGGGCATATTGCCCAATTTGAACAATTTGGCGAACCAGAATTGACCTATTGGCTCGATCGCACCTATTGGGGACGAGGGCTGGCCAGCCAAGCGCTCGAATTATTGCTCAACGAAATTCCCACGCGACCTTTGTTTGCCCGGGTTGTGCAAGATAATCATGGCTCGCTGCGAGTACTAACCAAAGCTGGCTTTCAAATTATCGGCGAAGACACAGGTTTTGCCAATGGTCGGGGCTGTGACGTGGCCGAATATGTGCTACGGCTTGATTAA
- a CDS encoding protein phosphatase 2C domain-containing protein: MTTYTWLGHDQPHLDTLFVQDLGAMVFASFGGVVAQGARKNEDAAAIFIDSAGGWELAVVIDAHHSAQSALLILETLVGAETQLRECLNQPLNQAFFSLDRALLDIFRSNRFRARCAAIQGEASCLFVARKDEYVWYWAVGDCIGYIFHPSIARLGEMQLNQRRFYEWIGNVNTWDGVLPSYSTGMRLLQPGLTTIMLTTDGLLECGTRPFENPTTLYNAVCWEQHSLPRAARALLERVQTEGGRDSATAILWQFDSTWTGINRDFR; encoded by the coding sequence ATGACAACCTACACTTGGCTTGGCCACGACCAGCCACATCTTGATACACTGTTCGTTCAAGACCTTGGGGCGATGGTCTTCGCCAGTTTTGGCGGGGTGGTCGCCCAAGGCGCTCGGAAAAATGAAGATGCTGCGGCAATTTTCATCGATTCTGCTGGCGGATGGGAATTGGCGGTGGTAATCGATGCTCATCATTCAGCCCAAAGTGCCCTGTTGATTTTAGAAACCTTGGTTGGAGCCGAAACCCAACTGCGCGAATGCTTGAACCAACCCTTGAATCAAGCCTTTTTTAGCTTGGATCGGGCTTTACTTGATATCTTTCGCAGCAATCGCTTTCGGGCGCGGTGTGCCGCAATTCAAGGCGAGGCCTCGTGTTTATTCGTGGCCCGCAAAGATGAATATGTTTGGTATTGGGCAGTTGGCGATTGCATTGGTTATATTTTCCACCCCAGCATTGCGCGGCTCGGCGAGATGCAACTCAACCAACGCCGCTTCTACGAATGGATTGGCAATGTCAATACTTGGGATGGGGTGTTGCCTTCGTACTCCACTGGCATGCGTTTGCTCCAACCTGGATTGACCACGATTATGTTAACGACTGATGGCTTGCTGGAGTGTGGCACACGCCCGTTTGAAAACCCAACCACCTTGTATAACGCGGTTTGTTGGGAGCAGCACAGCCTGCCACGAGCCGCCCGCGCCTTGCTCGAACGAGTACAAACTGAAGGCGGTCGCGATAGTGCCACCGCCATTTTGTGGCAATTTGATAGCACATGGACTGGAATTAATCGCGATTTCCGCTAA
- a CDS encoding DUF2270 domain-containing protein: MASYNAYMRPSRSAQQAAPPAAMVHLYRGLMDRAVTWRSRIDTPTNWAVAITGTVSSFVLGDANHHHAVVLLTIVFCMGFWFIEARRYRYYDLWATWVRILETDYYVPLLGQNTLAVDQYWHKLLLTDMNTPHFKITTLEALGRRLRHNYMAIFLFLLFIWLLKLMIHPQITNRPSLETFIYDASLGPFNGKFVILSVLGFYALLIIVALITIPRWGARTEMVSHERVLRKLALPEAMPVGKAKRRGGRRKSYGKAHD; the protein is encoded by the coding sequence ATGGCCTCGTATAATGCCTATATGCGACCTTCACGTTCGGCCCAACAGGCAGCCCCCCCAGCAGCGATGGTTCATCTCTACCGTGGTTTGATGGATCGCGCAGTGACATGGCGTTCGCGGATCGATACGCCAACCAACTGGGCGGTGGCAATTACGGGTACTGTTTCGAGTTTTGTGCTGGGCGATGCCAATCATCATCATGCAGTTGTGCTGCTAACAATTGTCTTCTGTATGGGCTTTTGGTTTATCGAGGCACGGCGCTATCGCTATTACGATTTATGGGCAACTTGGGTTCGCATCCTCGAAACTGATTATTATGTACCATTGCTTGGTCAAAATACCCTCGCAGTTGATCAATATTGGCATAAATTGCTGCTGACCGATATGAACACGCCGCATTTTAAGATCACAACTTTAGAAGCCTTGGGGCGACGGTTACGCCACAATTACATGGCGATTTTTCTGTTTTTGCTGTTTATTTGGCTGCTCAAGCTGATGATTCATCCGCAAATTACCAATCGGCCTTCACTCGAAACCTTTATCTACGATGCGAGTTTAGGGCCATTCAACGGTAAATTTGTGATTTTATCGGTCTTAGGGTTTTATGCGCTCTTGATCATCGTGGCATTAATTACGATTCCCCGTTGGGGCGCTCGCACCGAAATGGTGAGCCACGAACGGGTATTACGGAAGTTAGCGCTGCCAGAAGCCATGCCAGTAGGGAAAGCCAAACGACGGGGAGGGCGACGCAAATCATATGGAAAAGCCCACGACTGA
- a CDS encoding glycosyltransferase family 2 protein, with translation MALDCSVVIISWNVADLLRQCLASISQSLAGSNYSYEVIVVDNASHDDSVIMVRQAFPKVQIIETGANLGYAGGVNIGVDAAQGQWVLVLNPDTVMQAEAIPQLLDWAQQQPAASVIGPQLRYPDGSIQSSRRRLPTKASYFFESTILERWWPNNPWALAYRCADQPDDQPQQVEWLMGAALLVRKSAIEQAGLMDRRFWMYSEEVDWQARLGRFGPIWYVPQAVIVHHEGKSSEQAPARKHWAFQESKLRYAALYEGPLFATCLHFFLASSYLYELVVESCKWLLGHKRELRWQRMQIYWQVLRHFG, from the coding sequence ATGGCGCTCGATTGTAGTGTCGTGATTATTTCATGGAATGTGGCAGATTTGTTGCGCCAATGTTTGGCCTCGATCAGCCAATCGCTAGCAGGCAGCAACTATAGCTACGAAGTGATTGTGGTCGATAATGCTTCGCACGACGATTCGGTGATAATGGTGCGTCAAGCATTCCCCAAGGTTCAAATCATCGAAACGGGAGCCAATTTAGGCTATGCTGGCGGGGTGAATATTGGGGTCGATGCCGCCCAAGGCCAATGGGTTTTGGTGCTCAACCCTGATACCGTGATGCAAGCCGAGGCAATTCCTCAGTTGCTTGATTGGGCGCAACAGCAGCCCGCTGCCAGCGTAATTGGCCCGCAACTGCGCTACCCCGATGGCTCAATTCAATCGTCGCGCAGACGACTACCCACCAAAGCTAGTTATTTTTTTGAAAGTACCATCCTCGAACGCTGGTGGCCCAATAATCCTTGGGCGCTGGCCTATCGCTGTGCCGATCAGCCCGATGATCAGCCGCAACAGGTCGAATGGCTCATGGGCGCGGCCTTATTGGTGCGTAAATCGGCAATCGAGCAAGCCGGCTTGATGGATCGACGCTTCTGGATGTATTCAGAGGAAGTTGATTGGCAAGCCCGCTTGGGGCGTTTTGGGCCAATTTGGTATGTGCCGCAAGCAGTGATCGTCCACCACGAAGGCAAATCCAGCGAACAAGCCCCAGCACGCAAACATTGGGCCTTCCAAGAATCCAAATTGCGCTATGCCGCCCTGTACGAAGGGCCACTATTTGCCACCTGTTTGCACTTTTTCTTGGCCAGCAGCTACCTTTATGAACTAGTAGTTGAGAGTTGCAAATGGCTGCTTGGGCACAAACGCGAGCTACGTTGGCAGCGCATGCAGATTTATTGGCAGGTGTTGCGCCATTTTGGCTAG
- a CDS encoding class I SAM-dependent methyltransferase, whose product MISAPNYGLVDQFDSNDLHALFEQMAPSYAQVSSLSSLGIINAWRKRCVATAQILPGMVVGDLLCGGGEAWPWLEQAMQGHGSLIALDLVAQPLKYPILLERIEVHNSDMFANKLASQSLDRVVCCFGLKTFCYSELVRFASEIRRLLRPNGRFSLVEVGTGSSWLSSLGQIYLQTIVPFFARSLGAPSYPYRQLAPLAQRFGDGKHVLQAFKQAGLQAEHQSIWGGLAHVFSGNRD is encoded by the coding sequence ATGATTTCAGCACCCAACTATGGCTTGGTCGATCAGTTTGATAGCAACGATTTACACGCACTATTTGAACAAATGGCTCCTTCCTATGCTCAAGTCAGCTCGCTCAGCAGCTTGGGTATTATCAATGCTTGGCGCAAACGATGTGTTGCTACGGCGCAGATTCTGCCAGGTATGGTGGTTGGTGATTTGCTGTGTGGCGGTGGCGAGGCTTGGCCATGGCTGGAGCAAGCAATGCAAGGGCATGGTTCGTTGATTGCACTCGATCTGGTAGCGCAACCCTTGAAATATCCGATCTTACTTGAGCGGATTGAAGTGCACAATTCTGATATGTTTGCCAACAAACTAGCTAGCCAAAGCCTTGATCGAGTGGTGTGTTGTTTTGGATTAAAAACCTTTTGTTATAGCGAGTTGGTGCGCTTTGCTAGCGAAATTCGGCGCTTGTTGCGACCAAATGGGCGGTTTAGCTTGGTTGAGGTTGGTACAGGCAGTTCATGGTTGAGCAGCTTAGGCCAAATCTATTTGCAAACGATTGTGCCTTTTTTTGCTCGTAGTTTGGGTGCGCCAAGCTACCCCTATCGCCAGCTTGCGCCGCTAGCACAACGGTTTGGTGATGGCAAGCATGTGCTGCAAGCCTTCAAACAAGCTGGGCTACAGGCTGAGCATCAGTCAATTTGGGGGGGCTTGGCCCATGTGTTTAGCGGAAATCGCGATTAA
- a CDS encoding DUF1957 domain-containing protein, with the protein MEKPTTDQPTDLCIIMHAHAPFVRQPGPSSHGEEELHGLMADCYIPLLRGLADLIEQNKAVKMGLAISPILLHQLNDPVVQKHMLHHLDEAIVQAERRLEATKGDEHEAYLAQFYLQLHQRTLHVFEKQWSRNIVAMTRELVEAEALEVLGHTATYPVPHLYDRPTLRTQVEIGTIALMHLLGQTPSVLWSAEDPVSPEWEQILKPLDMRALVGTANPELRGQALSWLSEARQTAVITPDQRLLTHIRSVGLGYPGDPLYRAPMEIPMDDGMLSRDGSAYDPFYAYARARMHARHFTAVLSETASNGQPLVIVADMELFGSGWFEGGLWLRTLLEELPSHFRLVTPSTLLKRHKPSVVVPPQHFAGIIDGRLSAAHRQLQAAVAQYPQAYGDREQVLNQAAREFLLAQSGDWDRWVGTPGADYANARRSEHLQKFDWLMQLLPHETLLPVAAREFAALQERDNPFPTLNYRLFGNFER; encoded by the coding sequence ATGGAAAAGCCCACGACTGACCAACCAACCGATCTCTGCATCATTATGCATGCCCATGCGCCGTTTGTGCGCCAACCTGGGCCATCCAGCCATGGCGAAGAAGAGTTGCATGGCCTGATGGCCGATTGTTATATTCCGCTCTTGCGTGGCCTCGCCGACTTGATCGAGCAAAATAAAGCGGTCAAAATGGGCTTGGCCATCAGTCCAATTCTGTTGCATCAATTGAATGATCCGGTTGTGCAAAAGCATATGCTGCATCATCTCGATGAGGCGATTGTTCAGGCTGAGCGGCGGCTTGAAGCAACCAAGGGCGACGAGCACGAAGCCTATCTAGCCCAATTTTATTTACAACTGCATCAACGAACCTTGCATGTCTTTGAAAAGCAGTGGAGCCGCAATATTGTGGCCATGACCCGCGAGTTGGTCGAGGCTGAGGCGCTAGAAGTGCTGGGTCATACGGCAACCTATCCAGTACCACATTTGTATGATCGCCCAACCTTACGCACCCAAGTCGAAATTGGCACGATCGCCCTGATGCACTTGCTCGGCCAAACGCCAAGCGTCTTGTGGAGCGCCGAAGATCCAGTTTCGCCAGAGTGGGAGCAGATTCTCAAGCCTTTGGATATGCGGGCATTGGTCGGCACGGCCAACCCTGAGTTACGCGGCCAAGCCCTTTCGTGGCTTTCCGAAGCTCGTCAAACCGCTGTGATTACGCCCGATCAGCGCTTGCTGACGCATATTCGCTCGGTTGGCTTGGGCTATCCCGGCGATCCATTGTATCGTGCACCGATGGAAATTCCCATGGATGATGGCATGCTGAGCCGCGATGGTAGCGCCTATGATCCATTTTATGCCTATGCGCGGGCACGAATGCATGCGCGTCACTTTACTGCTGTGCTCAGCGAAACCGCCAGTAACGGTCAGCCCTTGGTGATTGTGGCCGATATGGAATTATTTGGTAGCGGCTGGTTTGAGGGTGGTTTGTGGCTGCGCACCTTGCTCGAAGAATTGCCTAGCCATTTTCGCTTGGTTACGCCTAGCACCCTGCTCAAACGCCATAAACCCAGCGTGGTTGTGCCACCACAGCATTTTGCCGGAATTATCGATGGCCGATTGAGCGCCGCCCATCGCCAATTACAGGCGGCAGTGGCGCAGTATCCCCAAGCCTATGGCGACCGCGAACAAGTGCTCAACCAAGCTGCCCGCGAATTTTTGCTGGCGCAATCAGGCGATTGGGATCGTTGGGTTGGTACGCCTGGCGCAGATTATGCCAATGCTCGGCGTAGCGAACACCTGCAAAAGTTCGATTGGCTGATGCAGTTATTGCCGCATGAAACCTTGTTGCCAGTTGCCGCCCGTGAATTTGCCGCCTTGCAAGAGCGCGATAATCCTTTTCCAACCCTGAATTATCGTTTGTTTGGAAATTTTGAACGATGA
- a CDS encoding carotenoid 1,2-hydratase yields the protein MRIRLILSILVIVGLLGGAVWWVLQPTQTQIQASISAVGMLNQSSQGNYRRATEPRPFEFPADHGSHPGYRTEWWYYTGNLASADGQRFGFQLTFFRSAATDQVISRTASLATSDIYMAHFALTDVANQRFYAFERFMRGNPQLANATGDPFKVFVEDWQALGSGPEGMTMQLRAEQAPVKLDLTLQSSKTPTLQGDRGLSQKGAELGNASYYYSLTNMTTTGTLQIDGREIAVTGKAWMDHEWGTSALEDQAVGWDWFSIQLDDQREITYFNIRNADGSISPYSTGTLTLADGTTRKLERDSIKLEVLQQWQSDQGTQYPAQWRLSLPSEQLELTITPQLANQELPLTVRYWEGTVEISGNTTGFGYVELTGYGDSDRGRAE from the coding sequence TTGGCGGCGCTGTTTGGTGGGTTTTACAACCGACTCAAACCCAAATTCAAGCCTCGATTAGTGCGGTTGGTATGCTCAATCAATCCAGTCAAGGCAATTATCGGCGAGCAACCGAGCCACGTCCATTTGAGTTTCCCGCCGATCATGGCTCGCACCCAGGCTATCGGACTGAATGGTGGTATTACACTGGCAATTTGGCGAGTGCTGATGGCCAGCGTTTTGGTTTTCAATTGACCTTTTTTCGTTCTGCGGCCACCGACCAAGTAATTAGCCGCACCGCCAGTTTGGCTACCAGCGATATTTATATGGCGCACTTCGCCTTGACCGATGTGGCGAATCAACGCTTTTATGCCTTTGAACGCTTTATGCGCGGCAATCCCCAATTGGCCAATGCCACGGGTGATCCATTCAAGGTTTTTGTCGAGGATTGGCAAGCGCTTGGCAGTGGCCCCGAAGGTATGACCATGCAACTACGGGCAGAGCAAGCCCCAGTCAAACTCGATTTAACCCTGCAATCGAGTAAAACCCCAACCTTGCAAGGCGATCGTGGCTTGAGCCAAAAAGGTGCTGAGCTTGGCAATGCATCCTATTACTATTCGCTGACCAACATGACTACGACTGGTACATTGCAGATCGATGGTCGCGAAATTGCGGTTACTGGCAAGGCTTGGATGGATCACGAATGGGGTACAAGTGCGCTCGAAGATCAGGCGGTAGGTTGGGATTGGTTCTCGATTCAGCTTGATGATCAACGCGAAATAACCTACTTCAATATTCGTAATGCTGATGGCTCGATTAGCCCCTATTCGACGGGCACATTAACCTTAGCCGATGGTACAACGCGCAAGCTTGAGCGGGATAGCATCAAGCTAGAGGTATTGCAGCAATGGCAAAGCGATCAAGGGACACAATATCCAGCCCAATGGCGCTTGAGTTTGCCCAGCGAGCAGCTTGAATTGACGATTACGCCGCAACTTGCCAACCAAGAACTGCCATTAACCGTGCGCTACTGGGAAGGTACGGTCGAGATTAGTGGCAACACAACAGGTTTTGGCTATGTTGAATTGACTGGCTACGGCGATAGCGACCGCGGGCGTGCCGAATAA